Proteins co-encoded in one Nicotiana sylvestris chromosome 7, ASM39365v2, whole genome shotgun sequence genomic window:
- the LOC104228331 gene encoding serine/threonine/tyrosine-protein kinase HT1-like isoform X2 — protein MLKWWQRRWWALSRERNVKLRANMEMQILFNFSSYAQAGFEMKEVFLHIKLIEQASVEDQPAIMIEEVFDDDVAGVIFKLTFACNCSISWPAMSGALDSASICCKKIQIFEKKSFTLGVVMLLVQSGGERMFRSRIENAIKSAVKKPKSTSMKLPFGLCGCQEENTRRRELGEIEEDNGQVNYRNGFENLSSEVQLQIPLPDETFTVSVDEWQTVQSCGDEIGRWLLSSDNLEFADQIGPNTFRGAYKGKKVGIEKLKGCDKGNAYEFELRKDLLELMTCGHKGILQLFGVCIDENHGLCVVTKLMEGGSVHDLLLKKKKLQTKEIMRIAIDIAEGIKFMNDHGIAYRDLNTQRILLDKQGNACLGDMGILAACNSVGEAMEYETDGYRWLAPEIIAGDPESVTETWMSNVYSFGMIIWEMVTGEVAYSAYSPVQAAVGIAACGLRPEIPKDCPQILTSLMIKCWNNCPSKRPQFSEILSTLIRSGSSSGKNLR, from the exons ATGCTGAAATGGTGGCAACGACGATGGTGGGCACTAAGCAGGGAGAGAAATGTGAAATTAAGGGCAAATATGGAAATGCAAATACTTTTTAACTTTTCTAG CTATGCGCAAGCGGGATTCGAAATGAAGGAGGTGTTTTTACATATTAAATTGATCGAGCAAGCGTCAGTAGAGGACCAACCAGCGATTATGATTGAAGAGGTGTTTGATGATGACGTGGCTGGGGTTATTTTCAAGCTTACATTTGCTTGTAACTGTTCCATTTCGTGGCCTGCAATGTCTGGGGCGCTTGACAGTGCTTCCATTTGTTGTAAAAAGATACAGATCTTCGAAAAGAAAAGTTTTACATTGGGGGTTGTGATGCTTTTGGTTCAATCTGGAGGAGAAAGAATGTTTAGGAGTAGGATTGAAAATGCGATCAAATCAGCTGTTAAGAAGCCGAAATCTACTTCTATGAAGCTACCCTTTGGGCTTTGTGGATGTCAAGAGGAGAACACAAGAAGGAGAGAGTTAGGAGAGATTGAAGAGGATAATGGGCAGGTTAATTACAGAAATGGGTTTGAGAATTTGAGCTCAGAAGTTCAATTGCAAATTCCTTTACCCGATGAAACATTTACTGTGTCAGTTGATGAATGGCAGACAGTGCAATCTTGTGGAGATGAGATTGGAAGGTGGTTGTTGAGCTCGGATAATCTCGAGTTTGCTGATCAGATTGGACCTAATACATTTAGAGGGGCATACAAGGGCAAAAAGGTTGGAATTGAGAAACTAAAGGGATGTGATAAGGGCAATGCCTATGAATTTGAGCTTCGAAAAGATTTGTTGGAGTTGATGACTTGTGGGCACAAGGGTATATTGCAACTTTTTGGTGTTTGCATTGACGAAAATCATGGGTTGTGCGTTGTGACTAAGTTGATGGAAGGTGGATCGGTTCATGACTTATTGCTCAAGAAGAAGAAACTCCAGACTAAAGAGATAATGAGGATTGCCATTGACATAGCTGAGGGAATTAAGTTCATGAATGATCATGGAATTGCATATAGAGATCTTAATACACAGAGGATCTTGTTAGACAAACAGGGGAATGCTTGCTTAGGCGATATGGGTATTCTTGCTGCTTGCAATAGTGTTGGTGAAGCCATGGAGTACGAAACAGATGGTTATAGGTGGCTAGCTCCCGAG ATCATCGCAGGTGATCCAGAAAGTGTTACAGAGACATGGATGAGTAATGTGTATAGTTTTGGAATGATCATATGGGAAATGGTGACTGGTGAGGTAGCATATTCTGCTTACTCACCAGTACAGGCTGCGGTTGGAATTGCTGCTTGTGGGCTTAGACCTGAAATTCCAAAGGATTGCCCCCAAATCCTGACATCTCTTATGATAAAGTGTTGGAACAATTGCCCTTCAAAACGTCCTCAGTTCTCTGAAATTCTGTCAACATTGATCCGATCCGGCAGTAGTAGCGGTAAGAATCTTAGGTAA
- the LOC104228331 gene encoding uncharacterized protein isoform X1, with protein MAAALECWSSRTSTDEDMVEQVLMRTNDRSEAQLENASSSGPSSAGSDGGFKESSAMQKRFQRLSRNVSEAIASLKNSLSIDSVRESTGPPSNRVETCRKHVWGSVVRSLTQLYPGSQLPEKLVSNIRKHYDSLPLSYAQAGFEMKEVFLHIKLIEQASVEDQPAIMIEEVFDDDVAGVIFKLTFACNCSISWPAMSGALDSASICCKKIQIFEKKSFTLGVVMLLVQSGGERMFRSRIENAIKSAVKKPKSTSMKLPFGLCGCQEENTRRRELGEIEEDNGQVNYRNGFENLSSEVQLQIPLPDETFTVSVDEWQTVQSCGDEIGRWLLSSDNLEFADQIGPNTFRGAYKGKKVGIEKLKGCDKGNAYEFELRKDLLELMTCGHKGILQLFGVCIDENHGLCVVTKLMEGGSVHDLLLKKKKLQTKEIMRIAIDIAEGIKFMNDHGIAYRDLNTQRILLDKQGNACLGDMGILAACNSVGEAMEYETDGYRWLAPEIIAGDPESVTETWMSNVYSFGMIIWEMVTGEVAYSAYSPVQAAVGIAACGLRPEIPKDCPQILTSLMIKCWNNCPSKRPQFSEILSTLIRSGSSSGKNLR; from the exons ATGGCCGCAGCTTTAGAATGCTGGTCGAGCCGAACCAGTACGGATGAAGACATGGTGGAACAAGTCTTAATGAGAACAAATGATAGATCGGAGGCTCAACTGGAAAATGCTTCTTCATCCGGTCCAAGCAGTGCCGGTTCAGATGGAGGTTTTAAAGAGTCTTCAGCTATGCAGAAGCGTTTCCAGAGGTTGAGCCGGAACGTTTCTGAGGCCATTGCTTCACTTAAGAACTCGCTTAGCATTGACTCGGTTCGTGAGTCGACTGGTCCTCCCTCGAACCGGGTCGAAACTTGTCGGAAACATGTTTGGGGTAGTGTTGTACGTAGCTTGACTCAACTTTACCCTGGCAGTCAACTTCCCGAGAAGCTTGTCTCTAACATTCGCAAGCATTACGATTCTTTGCCCCTCAG CTATGCGCAAGCGGGATTCGAAATGAAGGAGGTGTTTTTACATATTAAATTGATCGAGCAAGCGTCAGTAGAGGACCAACCAGCGATTATGATTGAAGAGGTGTTTGATGATGACGTGGCTGGGGTTATTTTCAAGCTTACATTTGCTTGTAACTGTTCCATTTCGTGGCCTGCAATGTCTGGGGCGCTTGACAGTGCTTCCATTTGTTGTAAAAAGATACAGATCTTCGAAAAGAAAAGTTTTACATTGGGGGTTGTGATGCTTTTGGTTCAATCTGGAGGAGAAAGAATGTTTAGGAGTAGGATTGAAAATGCGATCAAATCAGCTGTTAAGAAGCCGAAATCTACTTCTATGAAGCTACCCTTTGGGCTTTGTGGATGTCAAGAGGAGAACACAAGAAGGAGAGAGTTAGGAGAGATTGAAGAGGATAATGGGCAGGTTAATTACAGAAATGGGTTTGAGAATTTGAGCTCAGAAGTTCAATTGCAAATTCCTTTACCCGATGAAACATTTACTGTGTCAGTTGATGAATGGCAGACAGTGCAATCTTGTGGAGATGAGATTGGAAGGTGGTTGTTGAGCTCGGATAATCTCGAGTTTGCTGATCAGATTGGACCTAATACATTTAGAGGGGCATACAAGGGCAAAAAGGTTGGAATTGAGAAACTAAAGGGATGTGATAAGGGCAATGCCTATGAATTTGAGCTTCGAAAAGATTTGTTGGAGTTGATGACTTGTGGGCACAAGGGTATATTGCAACTTTTTGGTGTTTGCATTGACGAAAATCATGGGTTGTGCGTTGTGACTAAGTTGATGGAAGGTGGATCGGTTCATGACTTATTGCTCAAGAAGAAGAAACTCCAGACTAAAGAGATAATGAGGATTGCCATTGACATAGCTGAGGGAATTAAGTTCATGAATGATCATGGAATTGCATATAGAGATCTTAATACACAGAGGATCTTGTTAGACAAACAGGGGAATGCTTGCTTAGGCGATATGGGTATTCTTGCTGCTTGCAATAGTGTTGGTGAAGCCATGGAGTACGAAACAGATGGTTATAGGTGGCTAGCTCCCGAG ATCATCGCAGGTGATCCAGAAAGTGTTACAGAGACATGGATGAGTAATGTGTATAGTTTTGGAATGATCATATGGGAAATGGTGACTGGTGAGGTAGCATATTCTGCTTACTCACCAGTACAGGCTGCGGTTGGAATTGCTGCTTGTGGGCTTAGACCTGAAATTCCAAAGGATTGCCCCCAAATCCTGACATCTCTTATGATAAAGTGTTGGAACAATTGCCCTTCAAAACGTCCTCAGTTCTCTGAAATTCTGTCAACATTGATCCGATCCGGCAGTAGTAGCGGTAAGAATCTTAGGTAA